A window of the Streptococcus sp. 116-D4 genome harbors these coding sequences:
- a CDS encoding ABC transporter ATP-binding protein yields MSEIVINAQNLSKNFYNFDSRLPFIKRFLKRNQITIRAVQDISFTIKRGSIVGFIGSNGAGKSTTIKMLTGTLYPSSGKLEVNGEIPFKRSINFRKKISIVVGNKLQLFQDVSAMDYFQLIGTLYEVEPAILQERIQELSNLLNVKDQLYQQVRTLSLGQKMKMEFIAASLTSPEILFLDEPTIGLDIQSKKDIRTFLKKMNEECHTTIILTSHDMDDISSVCDELIVIDKGKIILQESMDVILSKFSDFKYLKIKMTLDLVPELCSVKGVVVISQTKSECILKIPRDFVFETLESINKLVDIEDFEISNLSLEEIILQNYFTKKEHN; encoded by the coding sequence ATGAGTGAAATAGTTATTAATGCTCAGAATTTATCTAAAAATTTTTATAATTTTGATTCAAGACTCCCATTTATCAAGAGATTTTTGAAACGTAATCAAATAACGATTCGAGCTGTTCAAGATATTAGTTTTACGATTAAGAGAGGGAGTATAGTTGGCTTTATTGGGAGTAATGGAGCTGGTAAATCCACAACGATTAAAATGTTGACTGGGACTCTTTATCCTAGTTCCGGAAAATTAGAAGTGAATGGAGAAATTCCATTTAAAAGAAGTATAAATTTTAGAAAAAAAATTTCAATAGTAGTAGGAAATAAATTACAGTTATTTCAAGATGTTTCGGCTATGGATTATTTTCAATTGATTGGTACTTTATATGAGGTAGAACCGGCGATTTTACAAGAACGAATTCAGGAATTAAGCAATTTGTTGAATGTAAAAGATCAGCTTTACCAGCAGGTCCGGACCCTCTCTCTTGGACAAAAAATGAAAATGGAGTTTATCGCGGCATCTTTAACAAGTCCGGAAATATTATTTTTAGACGAGCCTACTATAGGGTTAGATATACAGTCTAAAAAAGATATCAGAACATTTTTAAAGAAAATGAATGAAGAATGTCATACTACTATTATTTTAACGAGTCATGATATGGATGATATTTCGTCTGTTTGTGACGAATTAATCGTCATTGACAAAGGAAAAATTATTTTGCAGGAGTCAATGGATGTTATTTTATCTAAATTTTCTGATTTTAAATATTTAAAGATAAAAATGACATTAGATTTGGTACCAGAGTTATGCTCTGTTAAAGGAGTAGTAGTCATTTCTCAAACAAAATCGGAATGTATACTAAAAATACCTAGAGATTTTGTCTTTGAGACATTAGAATCAATCAATAAGCTTGTAGATATAGAAGATTTTGAAATATCAAATCTTTCTTTAGAAGAAATTATTTTACAAAACTATTTTACAAAAAAGGAGCACAATTGA
- a CDS encoding ABC transporter permease, with translation MKKEMSIILISFRSILNYKSSVLLLMLQASIQIMISVFLWTYIYQSNQINIAGYDFTSMVQYYLGTIIFSYFVFYPVDWEINDDVHSGNFFSILIKPVTFYKYYFCKMLGDRLAHLLFIIIPVILFSSVYYKNELLTIEILILGSIAIILSMVLWFLISCCVGMLSFWLENIFFVLTVKEIVIQFLSGILLPLSFFFK, from the coding sequence TTGAAAAAAGAAATGTCTATTATTCTGATATCATTTCGATCTATTTTGAACTATAAATCAAGTGTACTATTGTTAATGTTACAGGCAAGTATACAAATTATGATATCAGTATTTTTATGGACGTATATATATCAGAGTAACCAGATAAATATAGCAGGATATGATTTTACCTCAATGGTTCAATACTATTTGGGGACTATAATTTTTTCATATTTTGTTTTTTATCCAGTTGATTGGGAAATCAATGACGATGTTCATTCAGGAAATTTTTTTAGCATATTAATAAAACCTGTTACTTTTTATAAGTATTATTTTTGTAAAATGCTTGGAGATAGGCTTGCTCATTTATTATTTATCATCATTCCTGTCATTTTATTCTCCAGTGTTTATTACAAGAATGAGTTATTAACCATTGAAATTCTTATTTTAGGAAGTATTGCAATTATTCTATCTATGGTTCTATGGTTTTTAATATCATGTTGTGTAGGTATGCTTTCTTTTTGGTTAGAAAATATATTTTTTGTCCTTACTGTTAAAGAAATAGTAATTCAGTTTTTATCAGGAATATTATTGCCTTTAAGTTTTTTTTTCAAATAA
- a CDS encoding ABC-2 family transporter protein, protein MFRIKVIFRLLHFGFKSDMNFHFDFFCGLFSSILWIGLPIVFFRLIFLNIDSFNGWNYYQILFLVGSYTIVDGVMMGLLIRSMGILESDILSGNLDQILLRPFDTQLFYIFRSFNLVQFVNTFFGLAIIFISYGNLNVHLNSLKILFYILSLMCGCIIYYSIWFLITISSFWFPTKFSKVDVFLNYIGISKYPYNIFTGINRLITMLFVPNLLIANPAVLIFLAL, encoded by the coding sequence ATGTTTAGAATAAAAGTAATTTTTAGGCTACTTCATTTTGGTTTTAAATCTGATATGAATTTTCATTTTGACTTCTTTTGTGGTCTATTTTCGTCGATACTGTGGATTGGTTTACCTATTGTATTTTTTAGATTGATTTTCTTAAACATAGACTCTTTTAATGGTTGGAACTATTATCAAATTTTATTTTTGGTAGGTTCCTACACTATTGTAGATGGAGTTATGATGGGATTGTTAATTAGAAGTATGGGAATTTTAGAATCAGATATTTTGAGTGGTAACTTGGATCAAATTTTATTGAGGCCGTTTGATACTCAGTTGTTCTATATTTTTAGATCATTTAATTTAGTTCAATTCGTGAATACTTTTTTTGGTCTTGCGATCATTTTTATAAGTTATGGAAATTTAAATGTACATTTAAATTCATTAAAAATATTATTTTATATCCTTTCTTTAATGTGTGGTTGTATTATATATTATTCAATTTGGTTTCTAATAACGATTAGTTCATTTTGGTTCCCAACTAAATTTTCAAAAGTAGATGTATTTTTGAATTATATTGGAATTTCTAAGTATCCATATAATATTTTTACAGGTATTAACAGATTGATCACTATGTTATTTGTTCCCAATTTATTAATTGCCAATCCTGCAGTATTAATATTTTTGGCTCTATAA
- a CDS encoding ISL3 family transposase yields MEQLHFITKLLDIKDPNIKILDIINRDSHKEIIAKLDYENPPCPNCGSQMKKYDFQKPSKIPYLETTGMPTRILLRKRRFKCYHCSKMMVAETSLVKKNHQIPRIINQKIAQKLIEKTSMTDIAHQLSISTSTVIRKLNDFRFKHDFSRLPEIMSWDEYSFTKGKMSFIAQDFDKLNIITVLEGRTQAIIRNHFLKYDRVVRCRVKIITMDMFSPYYDLAKQLFPNAKIVLDRFHIIQHLSRAMSRVRVQIMNQFERKSHEYKAIKRYWKLIQQDSRKLSDKRFYRPTFRIHLTNKEILDKLLSYSEDLKHHYQIYQLLLFHFQNKDPEKFFGLIEDNQKQVHPIFQTVFKTFLKNKEKIINALQLPYSNAKLEATNNLIKLIKRNAFGFRNFENFKKRIFIALNIKKERTNFVLSRA; encoded by the coding sequence ATGGAACAATTACATTTTATCACAAAACTTCTCGATATTAAAGACCCAAACATCAAGATTCTAGATATCATCAATAGAGATAGTCACAAGGAAATCATCGCTAAATTGGATTATGAGAACCCACCTTGCCCTAATTGCGGAAGTCAAATGAAGAAATATGACTTTCAAAAACCTTCGAAAATTCCTTACCTTGAAACAACTGGTATGCCTACTAGAATTCTCCTTAGAAAGCGTCGATTCAAGTGCTATCATTGTTCAAAAATGATGGTTGCTGAGACTTCTCTCGTCAAGAAGAATCATCAAATCCCTCGTATCATCAACCAAAAAATTGCTCAGAAGCTGATTGAAAAAACTTCTATGACCGATATTGCTCATCAGCTGTCCATTTCAACTTCAACTGTCATTCGCAAGCTCAATGACTTCCGTTTTAAGCATGATTTTTCTCGTCTTCCTGAAATTATGTCATGGGACGAGTACTCCTTTACAAAGGGAAAGATGAGTTTCATTGCTCAAGATTTTGATAAGCTCAATATCATCACTGTTCTTGAAGGCAGAACACAAGCTATCATTCGAAATCACTTTCTTAAATATGATAGAGTCGTTCGATGTCGAGTGAAAATCATTACGATGGATATGTTTAGTCCTTACTATGACTTGGCTAAACAGCTTTTTCCAAACGCTAAAATCGTGTTGGATCGTTTCCATATTATCCAACATCTCAGCCGTGCTATGAGTCGTGTGCGTGTTCAAATCATGAATCAGTTTGAACGAAAATCCCATGAATACAAGGCTATCAAGCGTTACTGGAAGCTCATCCAACAGGATAGTCGAAAACTCAGCGATAAACGTTTTTATCGTCCTACTTTTCGTATTCACTTGACCAATAAAGAGATTCTAGACAAGCTTTTGAGCTATTCAGAAGACTTGAAACACCACTATCAGATCTATCAGCTCTTGCTTTTTCACTTTCAGAACAAAGACCCTGAGAAATTTTTCGGACTCATTGAGGACAATCAAAAGCAGGTTCATCCTATTTTTCAGACTGTCTTTAAAACCTTTCTAAAGAACAAAGAGAAAATCATCAACGCTCTTCAATTACCTTATTCCAACGCAAAATTGGAAGCGACCAATAATCTCATCAAACTTATCAAACGAAACGCCTTTGGATTTCGGAACTTTGAAAACTTCAAAAAAAGGATTTTTATCGCTCTGAACATCAAAAAAGAAAGGACGAATTTTGTCCTTTCTCGAGCTTAG
- a CDS encoding ABC-2 family transporter protein produces MNLFFYQIVFTVFLIIISRTIFRKGLKKYESAGR; encoded by the coding sequence TTGAACCTATTTTTCTATCAAATAGTTTTTACAGTTTTTTTGATTATTATCAGTCGTACAATTTTTAGAAAAGGATTGAAAAAATATGAAAGTGCAGGAAGATAA
- the rpsP gene encoding 30S ribosomal protein S16, giving the protein MAVKIRLTRMGSKKKPFYRINVADSRSPRDGRFIETVGTYNPLVAENQVTLKEDRVLAWLADGAQPSDTVRNILSKEGVLKKFHDSKFSK; this is encoded by the coding sequence ATGGCAGTTAAAATCCGTTTGACTCGTATGGGTTCTAAGAAAAAACCTTTCTACCGTATCAACGTAGCAGATTCACGTTCACCACGTGACGGACGTTTCATCGAAACAGTTGGAACTTACAACCCACTTGTTGCTGAAAACCAAGTAACTTTGAAAGAAGACCGCGTTCTTGCATGGTTGGCTGATGGAGCTCAACCTTCAGATACAGTTCGCAACATCCTTTCAAAAGAAGGTGTATTGAAGAAATTCCACGATTCTAAATTCTCAAAATAA
- the kphA gene encoding RNA-binding protein KphA, whose amino-acid sequence MDTIENLIIAIVKPLISQPDALTIKIEDTPEFLEYHLDLDQSDVGRVIGRKGRTISAIRTIVYSIPTEDKKVRIVIDER is encoded by the coding sequence ATGGATACGATTGAAAATCTCATTATTGCGATTGTGAAACCCTTGATTTCACAACCAGATGCCTTAACTATCAAGATTGAAGATACACCAGAGTTTTTGGAGTATCACTTGGATCTTGATCAAAGTGATGTGGGTCGTGTAATCGGTCGTAAGGGTCGCACTATTTCTGCGATAAGAACGATTGTCTACTCTATCCCAACTGAAGACAAAAAAGTAAGAATCGTTATTGACGAAAGATAA
- a CDS encoding alpha/beta fold hydrolase: MKRFEVSTKIGSLSVTYQKQKKVLVCLSGAGLLPSYENFSLILEKLPPTIGYLIIDFPNTGRSPIHDQAGKNLDNLADAVYEVLEELGISEYILCVHSLSGILACKLLNKPIKCQALVAIEPTTKKVMFADFSENPYPEMEEQMRLIDEYGPELYFENLTQATFSPEINKEIWEIMQEKGLELENRDPEFQISVETTKEDFENVSIESYIPVFIFCQAYREKEYRESEYWTSNTKLILGGKHHYLQWSESEKIVDIIKKL; the protein is encoded by the coding sequence ATGAAGAGGTTTGAAGTATCTACAAAAATTGGTAGTCTCTCTGTTACTTATCAAAAGCAAAAGAAAGTGCTAGTTTGTTTAAGTGGCGCAGGTTTGCTACCAAGTTATGAAAATTTTTCACTTATACTTGAAAAACTTCCTCCTACAATTGGTTATTTGATAATTGATTTTCCGAACACAGGTAGGAGTCCGATTCATGACCAAGCTGGAAAAAATCTAGATAATCTTGCAGATGCGGTTTATGAAGTACTTGAAGAATTAGGGATTTCTGAATATATACTTTGTGTACATAGTTTGAGTGGAATTTTAGCTTGTAAATTGCTCAACAAACCAATTAAGTGTCAGGCTTTAGTAGCAATTGAACCGACAACTAAAAAAGTCATGTTTGCTGATTTTTCAGAAAATCCTTATCCAGAAATGGAAGAGCAGATGAGGCTGATTGACGAGTATGGTCCTGAACTTTATTTTGAGAACTTAACTCAAGCAACATTTAGCCCTGAAATTAACAAAGAAATCTGGGAAATAATGCAAGAAAAAGGTTTAGAGTTGGAAAACCGAGATCCAGAATTTCAGATATCTGTTGAGACCACCAAGGAAGATTTTGAGAATGTATCTATAGAATCTTATATACCTGTATTTATTTTTTGTCAGGCTTATAGAGAAAAAGAGTACAGAGAATCAGAATATTGGACTTCCAATACTAAACTCATTTTAGGAGGGAAACACCATTATTTACAGTGGTCCGAATCAGAGAAAATTGTAGATATTATCAAAAAATTGTAA
- the rimM gene encoding ribosome maturation factor RimM (Essential for efficient processing of 16S rRNA), whose protein sequence is MNYFNVGKIVNTQGLQGEMRVLSVTDFAEERFKKGTELALFDEKDQFVQTVTIASHRKQKNFDIIKFKDMYHINAIEKYKGYSLKVAEEDLKDLDDGEFYYHEIIGLEVYEGDNLLGTIKEILQPGANDVWVVKRKGKRDLLLPYIPPVVVNVDIPNKRVDVELLEGLDDED, encoded by the coding sequence ATGAACTACTTTAATGTTGGGAAAATCGTCAATACGCAGGGGTTGCAGGGTGAGATGCGAGTCTTGTCTGTGACAGATTTTGCAGAAGAACGGTTTAAAAAAGGTACTGAGCTGGCCTTGTTTGATGAAAAAGATCAGTTTGTCCAAACAGTGACCATCGCTAGCCACCGTAAACAGAAGAACTTTGACATTATTAAATTCAAAGATATGTACCATATCAACGCTATCGAAAAGTACAAGGGCTACAGTCTCAAAGTTGCTGAGGAAGATTTGAAGGACCTAGATGATGGTGAATTTTATTATCACGAGATTATTGGCTTAGAGGTTTACGAAGGTGATAACTTGCTTGGAACCATCAAAGAAATCCTGCAACCAGGTGCTAACGATGTCTGGGTGGTCAAGCGAAAAGGCAAGCGTGATTTGTTATTGCCTTATATCCCGCCAGTGGTTGTCAATGTTGATATTCCAAATAAACGGGTCGATGTAGAACTCTTAGAAGGGTTAGACGATGAAGATTGA
- the trmD gene encoding tRNA (guanosine(37)-N1)-methyltransferase TrmD, with translation MKIDILTLFPEMFSPLEHSIVGKAREKGLLDIQYHNFRENAEKARHVDDEPYGGGQGMLLRAQPIFYAFDAIEKKNPRVILLDPAGKQFNQAYAEDLAKEEELIFICGHYEGYDERIKTLVTDEISLGDYVLTGGELAAMTMIDATVRLIPEVIGKESSHQDDSFSSGLLEYPQYTRPYDYRGMVVPDVLMSGHHEKIRQWRLYESLKKTYERRPDLLEQYQLTAEEEKMLAEIKENK, from the coding sequence ATGAAGATTGATATTTTAACCCTTTTTCCGGAGATGTTCTCTCCGCTAGAGCACTCAATCGTTGGAAAGGCACGTGAAAAAGGGCTCTTGGATATCCAGTATCATAATTTTCGAGAAAATGCTGAAAAGGCCCGCCATGTCGACGATGAGCCCTACGGAGGCGGTCAGGGGATGTTACTTCGAGCCCAACCCATTTTCTATGCCTTTGATGCTATTGAAAAGAAAAATCCGCGTGTGATTCTCCTCGATCCAGCTGGAAAGCAGTTTAATCAGGCTTATGCTGAGGATTTGGCCAAAGAAGAGGAACTCATCTTTATCTGTGGGCACTACGAGGGCTATGATGAGCGCATTAAGACCTTGGTGACAGATGAGATTTCGCTGGGTGACTATGTCTTGACTGGTGGAGAGTTGGCGGCTATGACCATGATAGATGCTACGGTACGCTTGATACCAGAAGTGATTGGCAAGGAGTCTAGCCACCAAGATGATAGTTTTTCCTCAGGACTTCTCGAATACCCTCAGTACACACGTCCCTATGATTATCGAGGCATGGTTGTCCCAGATGTACTGATGAGCGGGCACCATGAAAAAATTCGTCAGTGGCGATTGTACGAGAGTTTAAAGAAAACCTACGAGCGCAGACCCGATTTGCTTGAACAGTATCAACTGACAGCAGAAGAAGAAAAAATGCTGGCAGAAATTAAAGAAAACAAATAA
- a CDS encoding ATP cone domain-containing protein, with amino-acid sequence MQVIKRDGEIAEFNPDKIYQAILKAAQTVYVLTDDLRQNLAQVTKKVVLDLEEAKVERATISMIQSMVEHRLLGAGYITIAEHYISYRLQRDLERSGYGDHIAVHLHFEQIR; translated from the coding sequence ATGCAAGTAATCAAACGTGATGGAGAAATTGCTGAATTTAATCCAGACAAGATTTACCAAGCTATCTTAAAAGCAGCTCAGACTGTTTATGTATTGACAGATGATTTACGTCAAAACCTTGCACAAGTTACTAAGAAAGTGGTTTTGGATTTGGAAGAAGCCAAGGTGGAACGTGCTACCATTAGCATGATTCAATCTATGGTTGAACATCGTTTACTGGGTGCAGGTTACATTACCATTGCAGAACACTACATTTCCTATCGTCTACAACGTGACTTGGAAAGAAGTGGTTATGGAGACCATATCGCTGTTCATTTACATTTTGAACAAATTCGCTAA
- a CDS encoding YdbC family protein, producing the protein MAEFTFEIEEHLLTLSENEKGWTKEINRVSFNGAPAKFDIRAWSPDHTKMGKGITLSNEEFQTMVDAFKGN; encoded by the coding sequence ATGGCAGAATTTACATTTGAAATCGAAGAGCACTTGTTGACTCTTTCTGAAAACGAAAAAGGTTGGACCAAGGAAATCAACCGTGTGAGCTTTAATGGTGCTCCTGCTAAGTTTGATATTCGTGCTTGGAGCCCAGACCATACTAAAATGGGCAAGGGAATTACTCTTTCCAATGAAGAATTTCAAACGATGGTGGATGCCTTTAAAGGCAATTAA
- a CDS encoding biotin transporter BioY: MKKAHIYAIPAIGAALIAVLAQISLPIGPVPFTLQNFAIGLIATVFRPREAVLSVGLYLLLGAIGLPVFAGGGAGFQALIGPTAGYLWFYLVYSGLTSSLTNSKSGVVKIFLANLLGDALVFAGGILSLHFLAGMAFEKALVVGVFPFIIPDLAKLLAISFIGRSLLQRLKNQAYFAN; encoded by the coding sequence ATGAAAAAAGCGCATATTTACGCTATCCCTGCTATTGGGGCTGCTCTAATTGCAGTATTAGCCCAAATCAGTCTTCCAATTGGACCTGTTCCCTTCACTCTGCAAAACTTTGCAATCGGCTTGATTGCTACTGTCTTTAGACCGAGAGAGGCTGTACTTTCTGTTGGACTCTATCTTCTTCTAGGTGCTATCGGTCTTCCTGTCTTTGCAGGAGGTGGAGCTGGTTTTCAGGCTTTAATTGGCCCTACTGCAGGCTATCTTTGGTTTTATCTCGTTTACTCTGGACTTACTTCCTCTCTAACCAACAGCAAGAGTGGTGTTGTCAAGATTTTTCTTGCAAACCTCTTAGGTGATGCCCTTGTCTTTGCAGGCGGAATTCTCAGCTTGCATTTTCTAGCTGGAATGGCATTTGAAAAAGCTCTTGTTGTGGGAGTATTTCCCTTTATCATTCCAGACCTTGCTAAACTTCTGGCTATTAGTTTTATTGGCCGTTCGCTACTTCAACGCCTTAAAAATCAGGCTTACTTTGCTAACTAA
- a CDS encoding ABC transporter permease gives MKLKLCIIGFFFCLIAAIGLVAISDTEIPIPLPIDGAFSIQGKSNLSNNEIYEMVRDLSKTEKVTIYKPIVQSSGQLKYVKFDDVNNEQLKTAPIVGMYYTLGKMDVDSLKPLTMTGLQTVYMAYPWYIGGILQFTGTLRILLMSSIYLTLLVVLFVVRTRQIKEGVIRRSLGLPVYDLRRDYVISLIFELIMMALLMISYSSFLGNGFFTYSSKLFFSLLLTNFILFQIIDLITFVLFWLTIQVEKPIEIIKNKAKNKLIFVVWLAIISIIIIVSGIFLQETKSSQSSINIQLQNLVPWDTVKDWRRIEFLGIENNSAKNGEVNDSDGQYLQIAAALKNLDYLYIDRSKAYVPDFMKTSHVLEDFSKQLENDGITNPEINKELIYINQTGANLQNKVNGTNYHLLDNKIATIYIPEKWKENQKSIENTVVAEQFIGTNYTKEQLAVQIIPDGNKIFYFNEDADIDHKNKDILPMTSLADSKDNIVVVLDTDKMIENNKFSLASNILSKSLFSPEAVKKINEMTAPLNFSMNPVDVYQIVKLKIQSLEHQILLSQILQKIIYSIVFILIYQYVQLYIVLKQNEYVKKIILGLSKTYIAISSLKYFMMIITMVILFTFLMTGQIELLYIGAASLLVLMLSIIMSFRKLSESYTKILKGDET, from the coding sequence ATGAAATTAAAATTATGTATCATTGGATTCTTCTTTTGTTTGATTGCTGCAATTGGTTTGGTCGCTATTAGTGATACCGAAATCCCCATACCTTTACCAATTGATGGTGCTTTTTCTATTCAAGGGAAAAGTAATCTTTCTAATAACGAAATATACGAAATGGTTCGTGACTTATCAAAAACGGAAAAGGTTACCATTTATAAACCAATCGTTCAGAGTTCGGGTCAGTTGAAGTATGTAAAGTTTGATGATGTAAATAATGAACAATTAAAGACAGCACCAATAGTAGGGATGTATTACACACTTGGGAAAATGGATGTAGACAGTTTGAAACCACTTACTATGACTGGACTACAAACAGTCTATATGGCTTATCCTTGGTATATAGGAGGAATATTACAATTCACTGGAACTTTAAGAATACTGTTAATGAGCTCCATTTACTTAACTTTATTAGTTGTTTTATTTGTTGTTAGGACGAGACAGATCAAAGAAGGAGTGATACGACGTTCTTTGGGATTGCCTGTATACGACCTTAGAAGAGATTATGTGATTTCTCTTATTTTTGAACTGATTATGATGGCTTTATTGATGATTTCTTACAGTTCTTTTTTGGGAAATGGTTTCTTCACCTATAGTTCTAAGTTATTTTTCTCTCTGCTTTTAACGAATTTTATACTATTTCAAATCATTGATCTCATTACTTTTGTTTTATTTTGGTTGACGATTCAGGTTGAAAAGCCAATTGAAATTATCAAAAACAAGGCGAAAAATAAACTTATTTTTGTCGTATGGCTTGCCATTATTTCGATTATCATCATTGTCTCAGGAATTTTTTTACAAGAAACAAAGAGTAGTCAATCCAGTATTAACATCCAGCTACAGAATTTAGTACCATGGGACACAGTAAAAGACTGGAGAAGGATTGAGTTCCTTGGAATTGAAAATAACTCTGCTAAAAATGGAGAAGTTAATGATTCGGATGGTCAGTATCTACAGATAGCTGCTGCCTTAAAAAACTTAGATTATTTATATATAGACCGATCTAAGGCATATGTTCCAGATTTCATGAAAACATCTCATGTTTTAGAAGACTTTTCTAAACAATTAGAAAATGACGGAATAACGAATCCAGAAATAAATAAAGAGTTGATTTATATCAATCAAACAGGTGCTAACCTACAAAATAAAGTGAATGGAACAAACTATCATCTTTTAGATAATAAGATAGCAACCATTTATATTCCTGAGAAGTGGAAAGAAAACCAGAAATCCATTGAGAATACAGTTGTAGCAGAACAATTTATTGGAACAAACTATACAAAAGAACAGCTTGCAGTACAAATAATTCCTGACGGTAATAAAATTTTTTATTTCAATGAGGATGCTGATATCGATCATAAAAATAAAGATATTTTACCAATGACAAGTCTAGCAGATAGCAAAGATAATATAGTTGTTGTGTTAGATACGGATAAAATGATTGAAAATAATAAGTTTTCTTTGGCTAGTAACATACTATCTAAATCTCTTTTTAGTCCTGAAGCGGTAAAAAAAATAAATGAGATGACTGCCCCGTTGAATTTCTCAATGAATCCAGTAGATGTTTACCAAATTGTGAAATTAAAGATTCAATCCTTAGAGCACCAAATTCTACTTTCACAAATCTTGCAGAAGATAATTTACAGTATTGTCTTTATACTCATTTATCAATATGTCCAACTTTATATTGTCCTAAAACAGAATGAATATGTGAAAAAAATCATTTTGGGTCTGTCAAAAACATATATAGCAATTTCAAGTCTCAAGTATTTTATGATGATTATTACAATGGTTATACTATTTACATTTCTTATGACAGGGCAAATAGAGTTGCTATATATTGGAGCGGCTTCTCTGCTAGTTTTGATGTTGTCAATAATCATGAGTTTTAGAAAATTATCTGAAAGCTACACTAAAATTTTAAAAGGAGATGAAACATGA
- a CDS encoding ATP-binding cassette domain-containing protein — MTIDLLNVSKSFGSKKIFTDLNLRFESGKSYALIGGSGSGKSTLLNIIGRLEKIDSGNVLVDKQDIWKIKERTFFKNTVGYVFQNYSLIDNKTVYDNLKLITKDKKTITDVLEKVGLSSDYLHQKIYELSGGQAQRVAIARMLMKPRKIILADEPTGALDGEIGKEIIRLLLNERDEDKYVIIATHDPAVYNKVDVIIDMKDIGDNV; from the coding sequence ATGACAATTGACCTTTTGAACGTTTCAAAAAGTTTCGGCTCAAAGAAGATCTTTACAGACTTAAATTTAAGATTTGAATCTGGAAAAAGCTATGCATTGATTGGAGGTTCTGGCTCTGGTAAAAGCACCCTTCTTAATATTATAGGAAGATTAGAAAAAATTGACAGTGGGAATGTTTTAGTTGATAAACAAGATATTTGGAAGATAAAAGAAAGAACTTTTTTTAAAAATACTGTTGGATATGTATTTCAGAATTATTCTTTAATAGATAACAAAACAGTATATGATAATCTGAAACTTATCACTAAAGACAAAAAAACAATAACTGATGTACTTGAAAAAGTAGGACTGTCGAGTGACTATTTACATCAAAAAATATATGAATTGTCTGGAGGGCAGGCTCAACGTGTAGCTATTGCCAGAATGTTAATGAAACCACGTAAAATTATCTTAGCAGATGAACCCACAGGAGCTTTAGATGGTGAGATTGGAAAAGAAATTATTCGTTTATTATTAAATGAAAGAGATGAAGATAAATATGTTATTATAGCGACTCATGATCCAGCTGTCTATAACAAAGTTGATGTGATCATTGATATGAAAGATATAGGGGATAATGTATGA